GGCAATTCCTTTAGGAGAAAGACTAATAGAATAGGAGGTTTCTTTTCTGTGGGCCTGCTGAAGAAGATATTCCAGGTCTGTTTCTGGCTTTTGAGGAATGAAGATTCCGGGGAGAGAAGGGATCAAGATGGTCATTCCTTTTTTAAGTTCCGATGGATGACGGAGACGGTTTAAGGTCGCTATGGTTTCGTAGGGAAGATTACACCGGGCCCCAATACTGAAGAGGTCATCTCCTTCTCGTACGGTATATTTACATACCAGAAGTTCTTCTATTAAGGTTTTAATACTATCCTGTTCCACCCTCTCGGGGGATATGTTGATTCTCGCAAGCCGTTCTCGATTCTTTTGGATATCCTCCTGTAATTGAAGAAATAGGATATCCTTTCCATTAAGCTGTTCTATTTGAGGATACTGAGTAAAAGCAATAGGAGGAAATAGGCTCCCCCCCACTAGGAAGAGTGCCCGTAACCAGTGTAATTTCATGGTATGCCTGGGTACAATAAAAAAGGCCGCCTCCGTTTGTTAATGGGAGACAGCCTTTCATGGTGAAATGAGACAACCTCAGCCAGCAATAATGGCTTCGGTGGGACATACCCCGGCGCAGGCGCCACAGTCCTGGCACTTAGCAGGATCTATCCAGCGAGCCCCATCTTTTTCGGAGATGGCCTCCACAGGGCATTCTCCCTCGCAGGCGCCGCAATTAACGCAGGCGTCGGTAATTTTGTAAGCCATAGGTACCTCGCTCACAATAGGATACTAAATAATACCATATTTATAGATATAAGGGCAAGCCATATAGGCATGAGCTTTTTTTCATGGTCTCGGTGCCGTAATGCCTCAAAATAAAA
The sequence above is drawn from the Treponema sp. J25 genome and encodes:
- a CDS encoding M23 family metallopeptidase codes for the protein MKLHWLRALFLVGGSLFPPIAFTQYPQIEQLNGKDILFLQLQEDIQKNRERLARINISPERVEQDSIKTLIEELLVCKYTVREGDDLFSIGARCNLPYETIATLNRLRHPSELKKGMTILIPSLPGIFIPQKPETDLEYLLQQAHRKETSYSISLSPKGIAVSYDVYPGASLSPTERAFFLNVAFRLPLRRYTLTSSYGIRKDPFTGTIQRHEGIDLAAPEGTEVFPTRPGRVIETGYNAVYGNYIKIEHEGGWTSVYGHLKTILVDLHKDVFSSTVIGTVGTTGQSTGPHLHFEIRQNGKTRDPASMVPLQGKGR
- a CDS encoding 4Fe-4S binding protein; amino-acid sequence: MAYKITDACVNCGACEGECPVEAISEKDGARWIDPAKCQDCGACAGVCPTEAIIAG